One Thunnus thynnus chromosome 21, fThuThy2.1, whole genome shotgun sequence DNA segment encodes these proteins:
- the slc51a gene encoding organic solute transporter subunit alpha codes for MNESNRTIDPSCSDKPPLAIDIILKLDIFGIILYSVLTFMAAVSMLVFIEECIYIYRKVPSNKKSVIIWVNGAAPVIGTMSCLGMWIPRATMFTDMTSACYFAVVVFKFLIMMLEEVGGDEAFLRRAAKHKLKISTGPCCCCCLCLPHVTITRGTLFLLKLGSFQFALLKLVFTILSIVLWTNGKFDLADMNITGAAIWINPFVGILTIIALWPVAITFMHLRVTLRTLKIIPKYAMYQLVLILSQLQSAIINILALNGTIACAPPFSAAARGYMMSQQLLILEMFIITLVTRLLYRRQYEPLPEEEHDDNENTKMVALPESA; via the exons AGTTGGACATCTTTGGCATCATCCTGTACTCAGTGCTCACCTTCATGGCGGCCGTGTCCATGCTGGTCTTCATCGAGGAATGTATCTACATCTATAGGAAAGTGCCGTCCAATAAGAAGAGTGTCATCATCTGGGTGAATGGAGCTGCGCCG gTGATTGGCACCATGTCGTGTCTGGGGATGTGGATCCCCAGAGCCACCATGTTTACTGATATGACCTCAGCCTG CTACTTTGCCGTCGTGGTATTCAAGTTCTTGATCATGATgctggaggaggtggggggcGACGAGGCATTCCTGCGGCGAGCGGCGAAACACAAACTGAAGATCAGCACTGGgccgtgctgctgctgctgcctctgtctACCACACGTGACCATCACACG GGGCACACTCTTCCTGCTCAAACTTGGCTCTTTCCAGTTTGCTCTCCTAAAGCTTGTCTTCACCATCCTTTCCATTGTCCTGTGGACCAACGGGAAGTTCGACCTGGCTGAT atGAATATTACCGGAGCTGCTATATGGATCAACCCATTTGTGGGCATCCTGACAATCATCGCCCTGTGGCCCGTGGCGATCACGTTCATGCACCTGAGGGTTACCTTGCGGACACTAAAGATCATCCCCAAGTACGCCATGTACCAG ctgGTCCTGATCTTGAGCCAGCTGCAGTCCGCTATCATCAACATCTTGGCTCTTAATGGAACTATCGCCTGTGCACCACctttttctgctgcagccagAGGATACA TGATGAGTCAGCAGCTTCTGATCCTGGAAATGTTCATCATCACACTGGTAACACGTCTGCTATATCGTCGACAGTATGAGCCTTTACCTGAAGAAGAACATGACGACAACGAAAACACCAAGATGGTCGCATTGCCGGAGTCTGCATGa
- the pdk3a gene encoding pyruvate dehydrogenase (acetyl-transferring) kinase isozyme 3, mitochondrial isoform X1, translating into MRIFISSLLKNTNPKIEYYSRFSPSPLSIKQFLDFGRDNACEKTSFMFLRKELPVRLANTMREVNLLPDNLLSQPSVRLVQKWYMQSFVELLDYENRKPEDPHALNDFLELLIEIRNRHNDVVPTMAQGVIEYKERFGFDPFISSNIQYFLDRFYTNRISFRMLINQHTLLFGNDTNPAHPKHIGSIDPTCSVAEVVSDAYDTAKMLCEKYYLAAPELKIEEFNMKAPKKPIQAVYVPSHLFHMLFELFKNSMRATVELHENSKEGLPPVKAKVTLGKEDLSVKISDRGGGVPLRKIDRLFNYMYSTAPTPSLEPGAVPLAGFGYGLPISRLYARYFQGDLKLYSMEGVGTDAVIYLKALSSESFERLPVFNKSAWRHYKTSPEADDWSNPSKEPRDATPPDVKRKRSVNEDV; encoded by the exons atgaGGATTTTCATTTCGTCTCTGCTGAAAAACACCAACCCCAAAATCGAGTATTACTCCAGGTTTTCACCGTCCCCGCTCTCCATCAAGcagtttttggattttg GCAGGGACAATGCGTGTGAGAAAACATCGTTCATGTTCCTGCGTAAGGAGCTGCCGGTGCGGCTTGCCAACACCATGAGAGAGGTCAACCTGCTACCCGATAACCTGCTCAGCCAGCCCTCTGTCCGACTGGTCCAGAAATG gTACATGCAGAGCTTTGTGGAGCTGCTGGATTATGAGAACAGAAAGCCAGAGGACCCACACGCTCtgaatga CTTCCTCGAACTCTTGATTGAGATCCGCAACCGTCACAACGATGTGGTTCCCACCATGGCTCAGGGAGTCATAGAGTACAAGGAGAGGTTTGGCTTTGACCCCTTCATCAGCAGTAACATCCAGTATTTCCTCGACCGCTTCTACACCAACCGCATCTCGTTCCGCATGCTCATCAATCAGCACA CACTCCTGTTTGGTAATGACACCAATCcagctcatccaaaacacaTCGGCAGTATTGATCCTACCTGCAGTGTGGCTGAAGTTGTCAGTG ATGCCTATGACACGGCCAAGATGCTGTGTGAGAAGTACTATTTGGCTGCTCCTGAGCTCAAGATTGAAGAGTTCAACA TGAAGGCCCCTAAAAAGCCCATCCAGGCAGTGTATGTGCCCTCTCATCTGTTCCACATGTTGTTTGAGCTCTTCAAG AATTCAATGAGAGCCACCGTGGAGCTTCATGAGAACAGTAAGGAGGGATTACCACCGGTGAAAGCTAAAGTCACTCTGGGTAAAGAGGATCTCTCCGTAAAG ATcagtgacagaggaggaggagttccTCTGAGGAAGATAGACCGTCTGTTTAACTACATGTACTCCACCGCTCCTACACCAAGCCTGGAGCCAGGCGCTGTCCcactg GCTGGTTTTGGCTACGGTTTACCAATTTCTAGGCTCTATGCCCGATACTTCCAGGGGGATCTGAAGCTCTACTCTATGGAGGGCGTGGGCACGGATGCTGTCATCTATCTGAAG GCCCTGTCCAGCGAGTCCTTCGAACGCCTGCCTGTCTTCAACAAGTCAGCGTGGCGGCATTACAAGACCAGTCCCGAGGCAGACGATTGGAGCAACCCCAGCAAAGAGCCACGTGATGCCA CGCCACCTGAtgtgaaaagaaagaggagcGTAAATGAAGACGTTTGA
- the pdk3a gene encoding pyruvate dehydrogenase (acetyl-transferring) kinase isozyme 3, mitochondrial isoform X2 — translation MRIFISSLLKNTNPKIEYYSRFSPSPLSIKQFLDFGRDNACEKTSFMFLRKELPVRLANTMREVNLLPDNLLSQPSVRLVQKWYMQSFVELLDYENRKPEDPHALNDFLELLIEIRNRHNDVVPTMAQGVIEYKERFGFDPFISSNIQYFLDRFYTNRISFRMLINQHTLLFGNDTNPAHPKHIGSIDPTCSVAEVVSDAYDTAKMLCEKYYLAAPELKIEEFNMKAPKKPIQAVYVPSHLFHMLFELFKNSMRATVELHENSKEGLPPVKAKVTLGKEDLSVKISDRGGGVPLRKIDRLFNYMYSTAPTPSLEPGAVPLAGFGYGLPISRLYARYFQGDLKLYSMEGVGTDAVIYLKALSSESFERLPVFNKSAWRHYKTSPEADDWSNPSKEPRDASKSKYKANR, via the exons atgaGGATTTTCATTTCGTCTCTGCTGAAAAACACCAACCCCAAAATCGAGTATTACTCCAGGTTTTCACCGTCCCCGCTCTCCATCAAGcagtttttggattttg GCAGGGACAATGCGTGTGAGAAAACATCGTTCATGTTCCTGCGTAAGGAGCTGCCGGTGCGGCTTGCCAACACCATGAGAGAGGTCAACCTGCTACCCGATAACCTGCTCAGCCAGCCCTCTGTCCGACTGGTCCAGAAATG gTACATGCAGAGCTTTGTGGAGCTGCTGGATTATGAGAACAGAAAGCCAGAGGACCCACACGCTCtgaatga CTTCCTCGAACTCTTGATTGAGATCCGCAACCGTCACAACGATGTGGTTCCCACCATGGCTCAGGGAGTCATAGAGTACAAGGAGAGGTTTGGCTTTGACCCCTTCATCAGCAGTAACATCCAGTATTTCCTCGACCGCTTCTACACCAACCGCATCTCGTTCCGCATGCTCATCAATCAGCACA CACTCCTGTTTGGTAATGACACCAATCcagctcatccaaaacacaTCGGCAGTATTGATCCTACCTGCAGTGTGGCTGAAGTTGTCAGTG ATGCCTATGACACGGCCAAGATGCTGTGTGAGAAGTACTATTTGGCTGCTCCTGAGCTCAAGATTGAAGAGTTCAACA TGAAGGCCCCTAAAAAGCCCATCCAGGCAGTGTATGTGCCCTCTCATCTGTTCCACATGTTGTTTGAGCTCTTCAAG AATTCAATGAGAGCCACCGTGGAGCTTCATGAGAACAGTAAGGAGGGATTACCACCGGTGAAAGCTAAAGTCACTCTGGGTAAAGAGGATCTCTCCGTAAAG ATcagtgacagaggaggaggagttccTCTGAGGAAGATAGACCGTCTGTTTAACTACATGTACTCCACCGCTCCTACACCAAGCCTGGAGCCAGGCGCTGTCCcactg GCTGGTTTTGGCTACGGTTTACCAATTTCTAGGCTCTATGCCCGATACTTCCAGGGGGATCTGAAGCTCTACTCTATGGAGGGCGTGGGCACGGATGCTGTCATCTATCTGAAG GCCCTGTCCAGCGAGTCCTTCGAACGCCTGCCTGTCTTCAACAAGTCAGCGTGGCGGCATTACAAGACCAGTCCCGAGGCAGACGATTGGAGCAACCCCAGCAAAGAGCCACGTGATGCCAGCAAGTCCAAATACAAAGCCAACAGATAA
- the pcyt1ba gene encoding choline-phosphate cytidylyltransferase B isoform X1, with product MVKQRRTRARSCCADVARLCCRKGPLKTLTEPAIFARETSCDCRAPHEKLTIAQARRGTPVDRPVRVYADGIFDLFHSGHARALMQAKNLFPNTYLIVGVCSDELTHKYKGFTVMTEIERYEALRHCRYVDEVLRDAPWTLTPEFLEKHKIDFVAHDDIPYSSAGSEDVYKHIKEAGMFVPTQRTEGISTSDLITRIVRDYDVYARRNLQRGYTAKELNVSYINEKKYRLQNQVDRMKERVRTVEEKSKHFVYRVEEKSHDLIQKWEEKSREFIGNFLELFGPDGTWKQVFQERSGRMLSYALSPRESPCNSPPRELSPLRSPSPPSPPARWHNARPSPPTSPKGASASISSMSEGDEDEK from the exons ATGGTGAAACAGCGACGCACCAGAGCGCGTTCCTGTTGCGCAGATGTTGCTCGCCTATGTTGCAGAAAAGGACCATTGAAG aCTCTGACAGAGCCTGCCATCTTTGCCAGGGAGACCAGTTGTGATTGTCGCGCCCCTCATGAGAAACTCACCATCGCCCAGGCCCGCAGAGGCACCCCAG tggatCGGCCAGTCAGAGTGTATGCAGATGGCATATTTGATCTGTTCCACTCCGGCCACGCTCGCGCCCTCATGCAGGCCAAGAACCTCTTCCCCAACACCTACCTCATAGTGGGAG TGTGCAGTGATGAGCTAACCCATAAGTACAAGGGTTTCACGGTCATGACAGAGATCGAACGTTACGAAGCCCTGAGACACTGCCGCTATGTTGATGAGGTTTTGAGAGACGCACCTTGGACGCTCACACCTGAATTTCTTGAGAAACACaag ATCGATTTTGTGGCTCATGATGATATCCCATACTCCTCAGCAGGAAGTGAGGACGTGTATAAACACATCAAGGAGGCAG gaATGTTTGTGCCTACACAGCGGACAGAGGGAATCTCAACCTCAGACTTAATTACTAGAATTGTCAGAGACTATGACGTCTATGCCCGACGCAACCTCCAACGCGGCTACACGGCCAAGGAGCTCAACGTCAGCTACATCAAT GAGAAAAAGTACCGGCTGCAGAACCAAGTGGACCGAATGAAGGAAAGGGTTCGCACGGTCGAGGAGAAGagcaaacattttgtttacCGTGTGGAGGAGAAGAGTCACGACCTCATTCAGAAATGGGAAGAGAAATCCAGAGAGTTTATCGGCAACTTTCTAGAACTTTTCGGACCTGATGGGACTTGG AAACAGGTATTTCAGGAGCGCAGTGGACGAATGCTATCCTACGCTCTGTCTCCCAGGGAGTCTCCCTGCAACAGCCCTCCCCGCGAACTCTCTCCCCTGCGCTCTCCCTCTCCCCCGTCTCCCCCCGCTCGCTGGCACAACGCACGGCCTTCACCCCCAACCTCCCCTAAAGGAGCATCCGCCTCTATAAGCAGCATGAGTGAAGGTGATGAGGATGAGAAGTAG
- the pcyt1ba gene encoding choline-phosphate cytidylyltransferase B isoform X2, translating into MEELEHTCPHPRTTLTEPAIFARETSCDCRAPHEKLTIAQARRGTPVDRPVRVYADGIFDLFHSGHARALMQAKNLFPNTYLIVGVCSDELTHKYKGFTVMTEIERYEALRHCRYVDEVLRDAPWTLTPEFLEKHKIDFVAHDDIPYSSAGSEDVYKHIKEAGMFVPTQRTEGISTSDLITRIVRDYDVYARRNLQRGYTAKELNVSYINEKKYRLQNQVDRMKERVRTVEEKSKHFVYRVEEKSHDLIQKWEEKSREFIGNFLELFGPDGTWKQVFQERSGRMLSYALSPRESPCNSPPRELSPLRSPSPPSPPARWHNARPSPPTSPKGASASISSMSEGDEDEK; encoded by the exons ATGGAGGAGCTCGAACACACCTGCCCACATCCTCGGACG aCTCTGACAGAGCCTGCCATCTTTGCCAGGGAGACCAGTTGTGATTGTCGCGCCCCTCATGAGAAACTCACCATCGCCCAGGCCCGCAGAGGCACCCCAG tggatCGGCCAGTCAGAGTGTATGCAGATGGCATATTTGATCTGTTCCACTCCGGCCACGCTCGCGCCCTCATGCAGGCCAAGAACCTCTTCCCCAACACCTACCTCATAGTGGGAG TGTGCAGTGATGAGCTAACCCATAAGTACAAGGGTTTCACGGTCATGACAGAGATCGAACGTTACGAAGCCCTGAGACACTGCCGCTATGTTGATGAGGTTTTGAGAGACGCACCTTGGACGCTCACACCTGAATTTCTTGAGAAACACaag ATCGATTTTGTGGCTCATGATGATATCCCATACTCCTCAGCAGGAAGTGAGGACGTGTATAAACACATCAAGGAGGCAG gaATGTTTGTGCCTACACAGCGGACAGAGGGAATCTCAACCTCAGACTTAATTACTAGAATTGTCAGAGACTATGACGTCTATGCCCGACGCAACCTCCAACGCGGCTACACGGCCAAGGAGCTCAACGTCAGCTACATCAAT GAGAAAAAGTACCGGCTGCAGAACCAAGTGGACCGAATGAAGGAAAGGGTTCGCACGGTCGAGGAGAAGagcaaacattttgtttacCGTGTGGAGGAGAAGAGTCACGACCTCATTCAGAAATGGGAAGAGAAATCCAGAGAGTTTATCGGCAACTTTCTAGAACTTTTCGGACCTGATGGGACTTGG AAACAGGTATTTCAGGAGCGCAGTGGACGAATGCTATCCTACGCTCTGTCTCCCAGGGAGTCTCCCTGCAACAGCCCTCCCCGCGAACTCTCTCCCCTGCGCTCTCCCTCTCCCCCGTCTCCCCCCGCTCGCTGGCACAACGCACGGCCTTCACCCCCAACCTCCCCTAAAGGAGCATCCGCCTCTATAAGCAGCATGAGTGAAGGTGATGAGGATGAGAAGTAG